One stretch of Podospora bellae-mahoneyi strain CBS 112042 chromosome 2, whole genome shotgun sequence DNA includes these proteins:
- a CDS encoding hypothetical protein (EggNog:ENOG503P198), whose product MAAVSQTTTAFSPSAAHDTGYPWDLAVPDEAENDLHDGKRLVHDENAYSSHRQPLAPQNGNSTLHSTATGLDSISRKYANGDAGSDMTAYATQNHHKQSKPRSIQDHPGSLESTEAFDSDTRGNGSDGLQRTGPRDSTPPIGQEDNSKWIHRDKLARIESEELQAAGIFLPRQRDRARSKSQNRTRRDQSQDKLNGSGRSIGGTDNASRSRKNSGATTTEPKTPDLNAIPSWDLRRPEEIVEEGDGYWVSTGSGKNTSKIPVAKVSPVPIPSEHIERDTLLARKRDGSPGEDSISYSRTRGRSGSNATSLGKLTPSEGTAQSTSQPNKRTDPSPKKPAGIRKPKAANGAAGRPKTRGGPSKDSTSSGTRPSTRSAEREFSSSSKPMEGEPPWMISAYRPDPRLPPDQQLLPTVAKRLAQERMEREGKFGNVYDREFRPLTDEGFLKPPENITGQEERDPEKEVQDEEQGDWPLRPEVRSPTLGGRASSYSTMPKISDKPTMSPLPSPRTPGPQPQTQPQPSSTVKVPEPPEEDPAPKKGGCGCCIVM is encoded by the exons ATGGCGGCAGTGTCGCAGACGACGACGGCATTCTCACCTTCTGCTGCCCATGACACTGGCTATCCGTGGGACCTTGCTGTGCCGGACGAAGCAGAG AACGACCTTCACGACGGCAAGCGGCTTGTACATGACGAAAACGCCTACTCATCCCACCGACAGCCACTGGCCCCTCAGAATGGTAATTCTACTCTGCACTCTACCGCCACGGGCCTAGACTCGATTTCGCGAAAGTACGCCAACGGAGACGCTGGTTCCGATATGACTGCTTATGCcacccaaaaccaccacaagCAATCGAAACCCCGGAGTATTCAGGACCACCCCGGTTCTCTGGAGAGCACGGAAGCATTTGATAGCGACACGAGAGGGAATGGATCCGATGGTTTGCAGAGAACGGGGCCGAGGGACAGCACGCCGCCGATAGGACAAGAGGACAATTCGAAATGGATTCATCGGGACAAGTTGGCTCGGATTGAAAGTGAAGAGTTGCAAGCTGCTGGTATCTTTTTGCCACGCCAAAGGGACAGGGCAAGGTCGAAGAGTCAAAACAGGACACGGAGGGATCAGAGTCAGGACAAGCTGAACGGTTCAGGGAGGTCGATTGGTGGTACGGATAATGCCTCGAGATCTAGGAAAAACTCGGGGGCAACGACGACAGAACCCAAGACTCCAGATCTCAACGCGATTCCTAGTTGGGATCTTAGACGTCCAGAGGAAATTGTGGAAGAGGGTGACGGATATTGGGTGTCGACGGGTAGCGGCAAAAACACTTCGAAAATCCCCGTGGCAAAGGTCAGCCCGGTGCCCATTCCCAGCGAGCATATCGAACGAGACACTCTCTTGGCCAGGAAACGTGACGGTAGTCCCGGCGAGGACTCGATATCTTACTCCAGAACCCGAGGCAGAAGCGGTAGTAACGCAACCTCGCTTGGCAAACTGACACCGAGCGAGGGGACTGCTCAATCCACTAGCCAACCGAACAAGAGAACCGATCCATCTCCCAAGAAGCCTGCCGGGATTAGAAAACCAAAGGCTGCGAATGGGGCTGCCGGACGTCCCAAGACAAGAGGTGGGCCTAGTAAGGACTCGACTAGTAGCGGGACACGGCCATCCACGAGGTCTGCTGAGAGGGAGTTTTCCAGCAGTAGCAAGCCGATGGAAGGAGAACCACCCTGGATGATCTCTGCGTACCGGCCTGATCCTCGCTTGCCTCCGGACCAACAACTCTTGCCAACCGTAGCCAAGCGGCTAGCTCAAGAGAGGATGGAACGAGAGGGCAAGTTTGGAAATGTCTACGACAGAGAGTTTAGGCCACTCACCGACGAAGGGTTCTTGAAACCTCCAGAGAACATCACGGGACAAGAGGAGAGGGATCCTGAAAAGGAAGTGCAGGATGAGGAGCAGGGTGACTGGCCATTAAGGCCAGAAGTGAGGAGCCCTACGCTTGGAGGAAGAGCGAGCTCATATTCAACAATGCCCAAGATCTCAGACAAACCAACCATGAGTCCTCTACCAAGCCCACGGACACCAGGACCACAACCACAGACCCAGCCTCAGCCGTCGTCGACAGTCAAAGTACCGGAACCCCCTGAGGAGGATCCAGCACCAAAGAAGGGTGGTTGCGGCTGTTGCATTGTCATGTAG
- a CDS encoding hypothetical protein (COG:S; EggNog:ENOG503P2VB) — protein MASSQSLPSQTRRTRIVCISDTHNSTVKLPKGDVLIHAGDLTNQGSYSELFKTVQWLEKVDFEVKIVIAGNHDITLDQGFYQDHGQSFHNKNPQNTAECLKLLTSSPTITYLCHSSTRIRLTNPKGPRTEFNVFGSPYSPKNGLWAFGYDGNGVEPDPSGTQTSTDLVSQEAVNLWSEIPLDTDILVTHTPPRGNCDATLGCQFLKKRLSTVRPRLHVCGHVHPGRGAQRVRWEPERDEFANEQYHEAGVEYWNDPHPDIQSAKLSLVDLTPRGGNRALAFGNSAETTMNVSGGSPRDGLLRAPSVSCIPSSRQDSECRVSDGQPRGLGPGPGLGPGLPTLDDVQPLTSKSRELNSSRTGRRETCVVNCAIVATNWPHTGGRRYNKPIVVDADLPVWT, from the exons ATGGCATCGTCTCAGTCTTTGCCCAGCCAAACTAGGCGTACGCGAATTGTTTGTATCAGCGATACTCATAATTCAACTGTCAAGCTACCGAAAGGTGACGTGCTGATTCATGCTGGCGACTTGACGAACCAGGGTAGCTATTCAGAG CTTTTCAAAACAGTGCAGTGGTTAGAAAAGGTCGACTTTGAAGTCAAGATTGTGATTGCCG GAAACCATGATATAACACTGGATCAAGGCTTCTATCAAGATCATGGGCAAAGTTTCCACAACAAGAATCCCCAGAACACGGCTGAGTGTCTCAAGCTTCTGACATCGAGCCCTACCATCACATACCTGTGTCATAGCTCCACGAGAATCCGGCTTACCAACCCCAAAGGACCAAGAACCGAATTCAATGTCTTTGGCTCTCCCTACAGTCCCAAGAACGGTCTGTGGGCATTCGGATACGATGGCAACGGCGTGGAGCCAGATCCTTCGGGAACGCAAACATCTACAGACCTCGTCTCCCAAGAAGCAGTAAACCTTTGGTCAGAGATCCCACTTGATACCGATATCCTGGTCACACATACACCACCACGAGGCAACTGCGATGCCACGCTTGGATGTCAATTTTTGAAGAAACGACTCTCGACAGTCCGCCCAAGACTTCATGTTTGTGGCCATGTCCATCCGGGAAGGGGTGCTCAGCGAGTGCGATGGGAGCCGGAAAGGGATGAATTTGCCAACGAGCAATATCATGAAGCCGGCGTGGAATATTGGAATGACCCCCACCCAGATATTCAGTCAGCCAAGCTCAGTCTGGTTGATTTGACCCCTCGTGGAGGCAACCGAGCCCTTGCCTTTGGAAACTCGGCCGAAACTACCATGAATGTATCAGGAGGCAGCCCACGTGATGGTCTGCTCCGAGCACCGTCTGTCTCATGCATCCCATCATCCCGACAGGATTCCGAGTGTCGGGTCTCGGATGGTCAGCCCCGTGGCCTTGGTCCTGGTCCTGGGCTGGGCCCCGGGCTCCCTACCTTGGATGACGTCCAGCCTCTAACGTCCAAAAGCCGAGAGTTGAACTCCAGTCGCACGGGTCGACGCGAGACTTGCGTAGTCAACTGTGCTATCGTGGCAACGAACTGGCCTCACACGGGTGGCAGGAGATACAACAAGCCAATTGTCGTTGATGCGGATTTGCCTGTATGGACGTAG
- a CDS encoding hypothetical protein (COG:O; EggNog:ENOG503P6AD) — MNTLPADPWKTLGVEKTADKSEIRSAYKKLVLKCHPDKVQDPELKALKQEEFTKVQQAWELLSNDVELAKYEEQLKLAELKAKAQAAMKNAANTSVPRTTSTRYYDIRTAEPPSKYKSHSTSSPSTGKVYTHYASPHTRSHEEVPASRTYAIYEDGEKTARRTASYEKPSKRDDEKLEDIKRREKEELRRFKEKEEERKKERLIAKEREKELERQEKEREREREKEREARRAEKKRIERLEKEREKERRRDAEEKTRRHKPYVETYPEFAEQPWAEDEIYMTSRSDKKKSSSSSKKYDDPILRERERERERERDRERERERDKSSSRRAKSPHAAAMEVPERKHIDHFAEAASYIARAGGSAPKETAFWKSQTPPDHILEIPVAPTPPPADPEEESIMRAARRAARRPSHEASKSKEKLKYDLDASPAKSRPIPNLTKSYTTPPVSAESPPRVSRTNTTPHDYERSAARGERIVPIPSLMRSTTWAPGAAAGRSDPYDDYYESDEDRERRHRRRRNRSPEAIHYKVEGGKTSKMSYGYGESPTSRRYADDGWSPHSPSAAYAQTAFKVKEGKSYGLNDIKYAEYTYTQTDPYGTAVAS; from the coding sequence ATGAACACCCTCCCCGCGGATCCATGGAAGACTCTCGGTGTCGAGAAGACTGCAGACAAGTCTGAGATTCGATCTGCTTACAAGAAGCTTGTGCTCAAGTGCCACCCTGACAAGGTCCAAGACCCCGAGCTTAAGGCTCTGAAGCAGGAGGAATTCACAAAGGTACAACAAGCCTGGGAGCTGCTCAGCAATGATGTCGAGCTTGCCAAGTATGAGGAGCAGCTCAAGCTCGCTGAGCTCAAGGCAAAGGCCCAGGCCGCCATGAAGAACGCTGCGAATACGTCTGTTCCCCGCACAACATCCACCAGGTACTACGACATTCGCACTGCCGAACCACCATCAAAGTACAAGAGCCACAGTACTTCGTCTCCCTCGACCGGGAAGGTGTACACCCATTATGCGTCACCCCACACCCGGTCGCACGAGGAGGTTCCTGCATCTCGTACTTACGCCATCTATGAGGACGGTGAGAAGACTGCCCGTCGCACTGCCAGCTATGAGAAGCCATCAAAGCGTGATGAcgagaagctggaagacatcaagaggagagagaaggaagagcTGCGTCGattcaaggagaaggaggaggagaggaaaaaggagaggttgatcgCCAAGGAACGtgagaaggagctggagcgtcaggaaaaggaaagagaaagggagcgtgagaaggagagggaggcccGTAgggctgagaagaagagaattGAGCGTCTTGAGAAGGAGCGGGAGAAGGAGCGTCGCCGtgatgccgaggagaagacTCGCCGACACAAGCCTTACGTAGAAACGTACCCCGAGTTTGCCGAGCAACCTTGGGCGGAAGACGAGATCTACATGACTTCTCGGTCGGATAAGAAGAAGTCTTCATCGAGCAGCAAGAAGTACGATGACCCGATTCTTCGCGAGCGGGAACGGGAGAGGGAACGTGAGCGTGATCGTGAGCGCGAACGTGAGCGGGACAAGTCAAGCTCACGCCGGGCCAAGTCTCCTCATGCTGCGGCGATGGAGGTCCCCGAGAGGAAACACATCGACCACTTTGCAGAGGCTGCCAGCTACATTGCCCGTGCCGGTGGTTCTGCTCCCAAGGAGACCGCTTTTTGGAAGTCGCAAACGCCTCCTGATCATATTCTCGAGATTCCTGTCGCgcccacaccacctcccgCAGACCCAGAAGAGGAGTCAATCATGCGGGCCGCCAGGCGTGCAGCTCGCCGTCCTTCACATGAGGCTTCCAAATccaaggagaagctgaagtACGATCTTGACGCTTCTCCTGCCAAGTCTCGTCCGATTCCTAATCTTACCAAGTCGTACACCACTCCTCCTGTTTCTGCCGAGTCCCCTCCTCGCGTCAGCCGGACCAACACGACGCCACATGATTACGAGCGCAGCGCAGCACGCGGAGAGCGGATTGTTCCTATTCCTTCTCTTATGCGCAGCACGACTTGGGctcctggtgctgctgctggccgaTCAGACCCGTATGACGATTATTACGAATCAGACGAAGATCGAGAGCGCAGacatcgccgtcgccgtAACAGATCTCCCGAAGCCATCCACTACAAGGTTGAGGGCGGCAAGACCTCGAAGATGAGTTACGGGTACGGTGAGTCTCCCACCTCTCGGAGGTACGCAGACGATGGATGGAGTCCTCATTCTCCATCGGCCGCGTATGCCCAGACGGCTTTCAAGGTCAAAGAGGGCAAGTCGTATGGCTTGAATGACATCAAGTACGCGGAATACACCTACACACAAACTGACCCGTACGGTACTGCTGTGGCATCATGA
- the ARE2_1 gene encoding Sterol O-acyltransferase 2 (Sterol-ester synthase 2) (EggNog:ENOG503NXII; COG:I) → MSSTTSADVSEGPDRILRPRPRKSVHTQLSHISNLSEANGALDPNTNGHATATTSGRSTPVPPDAPQSVKALSSARKQVRAEQRRRLFPTIEFASRVSHFDPNSDYRDFHGFFNLFWIGLAIMAVTTMLRNVKDTGYPMRVQIWSLFTVKLWHLAIADFLMVASTAVALPLQKLFRDAPAGSSLTWARGGTAIMSIYQVLWLALWIAVPFLFGWTWTAQVFLILHTMVMLMKMHSYAFYNGHLSEAEKRLRDLDDPSTASRAPAYLYPTPENPMGTVATSPRSANGSAQQHQLLEKDHHHESSEESDELAQLREVLARELTSPIGNITYPSNLTWWNYLDFLCCPTLCYEIEYPRTENIDWQNLLSKIAATFGCIFLLTIISEEFILPALTDASLRLNDTVAPPSPSEILLILSETISWLLFPFMLTFLLVFLVIFEYVLGAFAEITHFADRHFYSDWWNSTDWMEFSREWNVPVYSFLRRHVYSASRPYIGKGNATVITFLISAVGHEIVMGCITKKLRGYGFVCQMMQLPLVVLQRTRWVRGRKTFNNVCFWCSMILGLSLICSLYVLV, encoded by the exons ATGTCGTCCACCACGTCGGCCGATGTCTCGGAGGGTCCCGATCGCATCTTGCGCCCGCGCCCTAGGAAATCAGTCCATACCCAGCTCTCCCACATCAGTAACCTTTCCGAGGCAAACGGCGCTCTTGATCCAAATACCAATGGTCACGCCACGGCTACCACTAG CGGCCGATCAACACCAGTACCCCCAGATGCTCCTCAGTCCGTCAAGGCGCTCTCTTCCGCCCGTAAGCAGGTTCGCGCAGAGCAACGCCGACGTCTCTTCCCCACCATCGAGTTCGCCAGTCGAGTTTCCCACTTCGATCCCAACAGCGACTACCGCGACTTCCAtggcttcttcaacctcttctggATCGGCCTGGCCATCATGGCCGTCACCACCATGTTGCGCAATGTAAAGGACACCGGATACCCAATGCGCGTTCAAATATGGAGCCTTTTTACTGTCAAGCTCTGGCATCTCGCCATCGCTGATTTTCTCATGGTCGCCAGCACAGCCGTCGCCCTCCCCTTACAAAAGCTCTTCCGCGATGCGCCCGCCGGCAGCTCCCTGACCTGGGCCAGAGGCGGAACAGCCATCATGAGCATATATCAAGTCCTGTGGCTGGCGCTCTGGATCGCCGTGCCCTTTCTGTTCGGTTGGACCTGGACAGCCCAAGTCTTCCTGATCCTCCACACCATGGTCATGCTCATGAAGATGCACTCCTACGCCTTCTACAACGGCCATCTCTCCGAAGCCGAAAAACGTCTCCGCGACCTCGACGACccatccaccgcctcccGCGCCCCAGCCTACCTCTACCCAACCCCCGAAAATCCCATGGGCACCGTTGCCACCAGCCCGCGAAGCGCAAACGGCAGcgcccaacagcaccaactCCTCGAaaaagaccaccaccacgaatCCAGCGAGGAATCCGACGAGCTAGCCCAGCTTCGCGAAGTTTTGGCCAGGGAGCTCACCAGCCCGATAGGCAACATCACCTACccatccaacctcacctgGTGGAACTACCTCGACTTCTTGTGCTGCCCAACCCTCTGCTACGAGATCGAATACCCCCGCACGGAGAACATCGACTGGCAGAACCTCCTCAGCAAAATCGCTGCCACGTTTGGGTGTATCTTCTTACTGACGATCATTTCAGAGGAgttcatcctccccgccttgacGGACGCCTCTTTACGGCTTAACGACACTGTTGCCCCCCCTTCGCCAAGCgaaatcctcctcatcctgtCCGAGACCATCTCCTGGCTACTTTTTCCCTTCATGCTCACCTTTTTACTCGTGTTTCTGGTCATTTTTGAGTATGTCCTTGGGGCGTTTGCGGAAATTACGCATTTTGCGGACAGACATTTTTATAGTGACTGGTGGAATAGCACGGACTGGATGGAGTTCTCGAGGGAGTGGAACGTGCCTGTTTATTCGTTCCTCAGGAGACACGTCTACAGCGCGAGCAGGCCGTATATTGGCAAGGGGAACGCAACGGTGATTACGTTCTTGATCAGCGCGGTGGGCCACGAGATTGTGATGGGGTGTATCACCAAGAAGCTGAGGGGGTATGGGTTTGTGTGTCAGATGATGCAGTTGCCGCTTGTGGTGCTGCAGAGGacgaggtgggtgagggggaggaagacgtTTAATAatgtttgtttttggtgtAGCATGATTTTGGGGTTGAGTCTG ATTTGCTCGCTCTATGTGCTGGTATGA
- a CDS encoding hypothetical protein (COG:T; EggNog:ENOG503NX38), which produces MASRPPHPDPINLPQSAPSVLVSSDRRDDTDPHHGRPYEPAASIAAARGREQHDFFAPTTSAQPKPAPDSASPYTETAAGVTPTSGSVPRFSLSPVQFHVHTTAPSPPPPLPARSAARSPSSSTQDPFAPPSHSFSSQRPAHLGSNALRLQTELHPGSPPHSNPHHDFTAPASNPKPSPKLSLRHIPSASSLRSITRTPSFKAGSLSGAFGSASAASSTVASPVIAAMGDVTPLPSPLLSTHSPGPWKRHASEASALRSPVDDGLPEAIPEDPKTATTPTNAKFRGYAALSSQHAAGILVENAVAERPGYLAKPKSHTRNRSISDYKPDPMLIPKRMSTVSGSRVKADHASLSEPHMRRERNLSEARGLTPIEKPPTPPPSESSLSATESCSSSKSSTASLTSTRKHPPPEYFEAFGRHDSKRRRWRAIGQLGQGTFSRVMLATSQTSPASDDEDISPSTVPVTPDLSAQHERRSLVAVKICEHGALGGASEERIEMSLKRELEVMKCIRHPSLVNLKAWSIESSRAILVLSYYPGGDLFDVASKHRDLLSPPLLSRMFAELIGAVSYLHGKKIVHRDIKLENVLVNLTPEELCVKDVNWAAYPYPVITLSDLGLSRQVEDDEVLTTRCGSDDYAAPEVIMGQPYDGRATDAWSLGVLLYALLEGRLPFDPHPGAGDYAMQLRMRSRTSHRIARIEWRWIEYGVKDGEDGEGDHEADLAKFDAKGLTGAMEVVEGLLKRAKSRLSVAKVAETKWVSDAIQVPDGIKFREEEEGEEV; this is translated from the exons ATGGCTTCGCGGCCACCCCATCCAGATCCCATAAACCTCCCCCAATCTGCTCCGTCGGTGCTCGTATCCTCCGACAGACGTGACGACACCGATCCCCATCATGGCCGCCCCTACGAGCCTGCGGCTTCCATAGCTGCCGCCAGAGGCCGAGAGCAACACGATTTCTTCGCCCCTACTACCTCTGCGCAACCCAAACCCGCGCCTGATTCGGCCTCCCCTTACACAGAGACAGCAGCAGGTGTAACGCCGACCTCTGGTTCAGTCCCTCGGTTCTCTCTGAGTCCTGTGCAATTCCACGTCCACACTACAGCCCCgtcgcctccccctccgctgCCGGCCCGGTCCGCTGCTCGTTCTCCGTCCTCCTCGACTCAGGACCCGTTCGCCCCCCCGAGTCACAGCTTTTCCTCCCAACGACCGGCCCACCTCGGCAGCAACGCCCTGCGGCTGCAAACCGAACTTCATCCCGGCTCTCCCCCGCATTCGAACCCCCACCACGACTTCACGGCGCCAGCAAGCAACCCGAAGCCCTCGCCGAAACTCTCCTTGAGGCACATTCCTTCGGCCTCTTCCCTACGCTCGATCACGAGAACGCCCAGCTTCAAGGCCGGCAGCCTGTCCGGTGCCTTTGGTTCAGCCTCGGCTGCGAGCTCGACCGTGGCGAGTCCTGTCATTGCCGCGATGGGCGACGTTACTCCCTTGCCTTCCCCTCTGCTCTCGACACATTCTCCGGGACCATGGAAGCGCCATGCCAGCGAAGCCTCGGCCTTGCGGTCACCAGTCGACGATGGTCTCCCAGAAGCGATTCCAGAAGACCCCAAGACAGCAACCACCCCGACAAATGCAAAGTTCCGCGGGTATGCGGCGCTCTCATCACAGCATGCGGCGGGGATATTGGTCGAGAATGCAGTGGCCGAAAGGCCTGGATACCTTGCGAAACCCAAATCACATACCAGGAACAGGAGTATCAGCGATTACAAGCCAGATCCAATGTTGATACCTAAGCGGATGTCGACAGTTTCTGGATCGCGCGTGAAAGCTGACCATGCGAGCCTTTCCGAACCACATATGCGGCGGGAGCGTAACCTATCCGAAGCACGAGGTTTGACGCCCATCGAAAAGCCACCCACTCCACCTCCGAGCGAGTCCTCACTCAGTGCCACAGAATCATGCTCCTCGTCCAAGAGCTCGACGgcctccctcaccagcaccaggaAGCACCCTCCACCAGAATACTTTGAAGCCTTTGGTAGGCATGACTCGAAACGACGTCGGTGGAGGGCTATTGGGCAGCTGGGCCAGGGTACTTTCAGTCGGGTCATGCTTGCGACGAGCCAGACATCACCTGCCTcggacgacgaggacatcTCCCCTAGCACCGTCCCCGTCACGCCAGATCTATCGGCACAGCACGAGCGGCGATCGCTCGTTGCGGTCAAGATCTGCGAGCATGGGGCTCTAGGCGGCGCCTCAGAAGAACGAATCGAGATGAGTCTCAAACGTGAACTAGAGGTTATGAAGTGCATCCGGCACCCATCTCTGGTGAACCTCAAGGCCTGGAGCATCGAATCGTCACGGGCGATCCTTGTCCTCAGCTATTATCCCGGCGGTGACCTCTTCGATGTTGCCAGTAAACATCGGGACCTACTCAGCCCTCCGCTCTTGAGCCGCATGTTCGCCGAGTTGATAGGCGCTGTCAGCTATCTTCACGGCAAGAAGATTGTCCATAGAGATATAAAACTCGAGA ACGTCCTGGTCAATCTCACGCCGGAGGAACTATGCGTGAAAGACGTGAACTGGGCGGCGTACCCATATCCCGTCATCACGCTTAGCGACCTCGGCCTCTCCCGACAagtcgaggatgatgaggtgctCACGACAAGATGCGGCTCAGATGATTACGCTGCTCCTGAAGTAATAATGGGCCAGCCCTACGACGGCCGCGCCACCGATGCGTGGTCGCTGGGCGTGCTTCTCTACGCGTTGTTGGAAGGCAGGTTACCTTTTGACCCCCACCCCGGTGCTGGCGATTATGCCATGCAATTGCGGATGCGGAGTCGCACTAGTCACCGTATCGCCCGCATAGAATGGCGGTGGATCGAGTACGGGGTCAaggacggtgaggatggagaaggagaccACGAAGCGGACCTTGCCAAGTTTGATGCCAAGGGCTTGACCGGCGCCATGGAGGTTGTAGAAGGACTTCTCAAACGCGCAAAGAGCCGTTTGTCTGTGGCCAAGGTGGCCGAAACCAAATGGGTGTCTGATGCCATCCAGGTCCCTGACGGCATCAAGTTtagagaggaagaggaaggtgaggaagTTTAA
- a CDS encoding hypothetical protein (COG:S; EggNog:ENOG503P5ZP) yields the protein MFPDNPSLIQTGPSSPSSSLWSKPPAPLVLIHDGGGTIFSYYCLNELDRPLHGISNPHYDSGEPFPGGIPEMASLYIEYIKSVVPRGNLIIGGWSLGGLLSLEVASQLAKEEGDGNRLNLLGIVMIDSVCPLAWRRGGSEGFLKIIRNGAAWGPHTKEETKRKVTRCFSESSRMVGEWELPSWEGRKPPPVILLRAKDKVPVPGEVEGTVSRVDVCREDKHLGWDWYRKGLITKVVDIPGHHFNIFSEMENVDVVTEEIARACGELEGWHVRRFVSWGEEKR from the coding sequence atgTTCCCCGACAACCCCTCCCTAATCCAAAccggcccctcctccccgtcgtcCTCCCTCTGGTCCaaaccccccgcccccctgGTGCTAATCCACGACGGAGGCGGCACGATATTCTCCTACTACTGCCTCAACGAGCTCGACCGTCCCCTCCACGgcatctccaacccccatTACGATTCCGGCGAGCCGTTCCCCGGCGGGATTCCCGAGATGGCCAGCCTCTACATCGAATACATCAAGTCTGTCGTCCCGAGGGGGAACCTGATCATCGGTGGTTGGTCACTGGGAGGGCTCTTGTCGCTGGAGGTAGCGTCTCAGctggcaaaggaggagggggatggtaACCGGTTGAATCTGCTGGGGATAGTCATGATTGACTCTGTCTGTCCTTtggcttggaggagaggggggagtgaGGGGTTTTTGAAGATCATCCGGAATGGGGCGGCCTGGGGGCCTCATACGAAGGAggagacgaagaggaaggtgacGAGGTGTTTTTCTGAGagctcgaggatggtgggggagtgggagttgCCTTcttgggagggaaggaaacCACCTCCGGTTATACTTCTCAGGGCAAAGGACAAGGTGCCTGTtcctggggaggtggaggggacggTCAGCAGGGTTGATGTTTGTCGGGAGGATAAGCACTTGGGTTGGGATTGGTATAGAAAGGGCTTGATCAccaaggtggtggatataCCGGGTCATCACTTTAACATCTTTAGTGAGATGGAGAATGTGGATGTGGTGACGGAGGAGATTGCGAGGGCGTGTGGGGAGTTGGAAGGGTGGCACGTGAGGAGGTTTGTtagttggggggaggagaagaggtga